The following coding sequences lie in one Rhizobium rhododendri genomic window:
- a CDS encoding acyl-CoA thioesterase encodes MAFKTTRPLRFGDCDPSGIAYFPSYLNILVGVLEDYFATLGFPWKTMIDERRIGVPTVRLDLTFSSPGFQGDELEFAVIVRRIGRASLDLEHQVSARGKILWTATHRVVATHLDTQQSLAWPDDIRAALEHHLEKTDAHDPAA; translated from the coding sequence GTGGCATTCAAGACGACAAGACCGTTGCGCTTCGGCGATTGCGATCCCTCCGGGATTGCATATTTCCCGTCCTACCTGAACATCCTTGTCGGTGTTCTCGAGGACTATTTCGCTACGCTCGGTTTTCCCTGGAAGACGATGATCGATGAGCGGCGGATCGGCGTGCCGACCGTCCGCCTGGACCTGACCTTCTCGTCTCCCGGCTTTCAGGGCGACGAACTGGAATTCGCCGTGATCGTCCGCCGCATTGGCCGCGCCTCCCTCGATCTCGAGCATCAGGTTTCGGCCAGGGGCAAGATCCTCTGGACCGCCACCCACCGCGTCGTTGCCACGCACCTCGACACACAGCAATCGCTTGCCTGGCCGGACGACATCAGGGCCGCGCTGGAACACCATCTGGAGAAGACCGATGCACACGATCCTGCAGCCTGA
- a CDS encoding RidA family protein yields MHTILQPEGWAKPIGYANGVAATGRTVFVGGQIGWNAACEFESDDFVDQVRQTLSNIVAILAEGGAGPQHITSMTWYFTDKAEYLANLKGVGQAYRDVIGRHFPAMAAVQVVGLVEDRAKIEIQATAVVPE; encoded by the coding sequence ATGCACACGATCCTGCAGCCTGAGGGCTGGGCCAAGCCGATCGGATACGCCAACGGTGTCGCCGCGACTGGTCGCACGGTATTCGTCGGCGGCCAGATCGGCTGGAATGCCGCTTGCGAGTTCGAAAGCGACGATTTCGTCGATCAGGTTCGCCAGACGCTTTCCAACATCGTCGCCATCCTCGCCGAAGGCGGTGCCGGGCCGCAGCACATCACGTCGATGACCTGGTATTTCACGGACAAGGCCGAATACCTCGCCAACCTCAAGGGCGTTGGCCAAGCCTATCGCGACGTCATCGGCCGGCATTTTCCGGCGATGGCTGCAGTGCAGGTCGTCGGCCTCGTCGAGGACCGCGCCAAGATAGAGATCCAGGCCACTGCCGTCGTTCCGGAATAG
- a CDS encoding 3-hydroxyacyl-CoA dehydrogenase NAD-binding domain-containing protein translates to MSVTTFSESVSGETSDGVLVVTLDNPPVNAMSSHVRAGIMAALDHAAAAASIVGIVITGAGRTFVGGADIREFGKPSIEPHLPDLINRIEAFEKPVVAAVNGAALGGGCEIALACHARIANPSASFGLPEVKLGLVPGAGGTQRLPRLIGTVAAIDLIGTGRAVKAAEAASLGLADATDADERSAAIAMVQRLAGTPLRRTGQLAVPQQNIAAVEAAAAKVVGKSRGQTAPVEAVRLVRLATYATLADGLSDERTTFLGLRDSEQSAALRHVFFAERAAGKVDGLAGIAPRSIETVGIVGTGLMGSGIAVATLGAGFRVVAVEQTEDAADKGRERIAATLQKAVQTGRLDTDGLADQLGRLTVTSDMTALADADLVIEAVFDDMAVKTALFQRLDGIVRADAILATNTSYLDPDAIAAETLHPRRILGLHFFSPANIMRLVEVVNCAETAPDALACALAFAKRLGKLPVVCGVTEGFIGNSVFSAYRREAEFMLEDGALPHEIDAALEAYGFPMGLFAVYDMAGLEIAWARRKRQAATRNADERYVPIADRLCEAGRFGQKSGRGWYAYPDGTRTVDPEVTALIERVRAEKGITPRSFSSDEIVARLLRAMADEGKALLERGIAARPGDIDLVMINGYGFPPHKGGPMFAAGKR, encoded by the coding sequence ATGTCGGTAACGACCTTTTCGGAGAGCGTCTCGGGCGAGACGTCGGACGGCGTACTGGTTGTCACCCTCGACAATCCGCCCGTCAACGCGATGTCGAGCCACGTGCGCGCTGGCATCATGGCAGCGCTGGATCACGCAGCGGCGGCGGCGTCGATTGTCGGCATCGTCATCACCGGTGCCGGTCGCACGTTCGTCGGCGGCGCCGATATCAGGGAGTTCGGCAAGCCATCGATCGAGCCCCATCTGCCAGATCTCATCAACCGCATCGAAGCCTTTGAAAAGCCTGTCGTTGCAGCCGTCAATGGCGCGGCGCTGGGCGGCGGTTGCGAAATCGCTCTTGCCTGCCACGCCCGGATCGCTAACCCAAGCGCCAGTTTCGGACTGCCGGAAGTCAAACTCGGCCTTGTGCCCGGCGCCGGCGGTACCCAGCGTCTTCCAAGGCTCATCGGCACGGTTGCCGCTATTGACCTGATCGGAACCGGGCGGGCGGTCAAGGCTGCGGAAGCAGCATCGCTCGGTCTTGCCGATGCCACCGATGCCGACGAGCGGTCAGCGGCGATTGCCATGGTCCAAAGGCTTGCCGGAACTCCGCTACGGCGCACCGGTCAACTGGCCGTACCGCAACAGAATATCGCAGCGGTAGAGGCTGCAGCGGCGAAGGTCGTCGGAAAATCTCGCGGCCAGACAGCGCCCGTCGAAGCCGTGCGGCTTGTCAGGCTCGCCACCTACGCAACCCTTGCCGATGGCCTGTCGGACGAACGGACGACATTCCTTGGCTTGCGGGACTCCGAGCAATCGGCAGCCCTCCGCCATGTCTTCTTCGCCGAGCGCGCCGCCGGCAAGGTCGATGGGCTCGCAGGCATAGCGCCCCGCAGCATCGAGACCGTCGGGATCGTCGGCACCGGCCTCATGGGTTCCGGCATTGCGGTGGCGACGCTTGGCGCCGGCTTCCGGGTCGTCGCCGTAGAGCAGACCGAAGACGCCGCTGACAAAGGTCGCGAGCGCATCGCAGCCACGCTGCAAAAGGCGGTGCAGACCGGCCGTCTCGACACCGACGGCCTTGCCGATCAGCTCGGCCGCCTGACCGTCACCAGCGACATGACGGCCCTCGCCGATGCAGATCTGGTCATCGAGGCTGTGTTCGACGACATGGCGGTCAAGACGGCGCTGTTCCAGCGGCTCGACGGCATCGTCCGCGCAGATGCCATCCTTGCCACCAACACCAGTTATCTCGATCCCGACGCCATTGCCGCAGAAACGCTTCATCCCCGTCGAATCCTCGGCCTGCACTTCTTCTCCCCCGCCAATATCATGCGGCTGGTGGAAGTGGTGAATTGCGCGGAGACGGCACCGGATGCGCTGGCCTGTGCCCTGGCCTTTGCCAAGCGGCTCGGCAAGCTGCCGGTCGTCTGTGGCGTCACCGAAGGTTTCATCGGCAACAGCGTCTTTTCCGCCTACCGCCGGGAGGCCGAGTTCATGCTCGAGGATGGCGCGCTGCCCCACGAGATCGACGCAGCGCTCGAAGCTTACGGCTTCCCCATGGGGCTCTTTGCCGTCTACGACATGGCAGGCCTCGAAATCGCCTGGGCCCGCCGCAAGCGTCAGGCGGCAACGCGCAATGCGGATGAGCGCTACGTCCCCATTGCCGACCGGCTTTGCGAGGCTGGCCGATTTGGCCAGAAATCCGGACGCGGCTGGTATGCCTACCCGGACGGCACGCGGACTGTCGATCCCGAAGTGACAGCGTTGATCGAGCGGGTGCGGGCCGAAAAAGGCATCACCCCGCGCAGTTTTTCGTCGGACGAAATCGTCGCAAGGCTATTGCGGGCGATGGCCGACGAAGGCAAGGCCTTGCTCGAACGTGGTATTGCCGCCCGCCCGGGCGACATCGATCTGGTGATGATCAACGGCTACGGCTTCCCGCCTCACAAGGGCGGTCCGATGTTTGCCGCCGGCAAGCGCTGA
- a CDS encoding adenylate/guanylate cyclase domain-containing protein, which yields MHEKDIADITAWLMQRGLKGATEIDLLSGFCEACRRSGLQLSRGMALMDTLHPVYEGRVFRWDSTEVIEPVFEYGSTNQGIAAENWLKSAFYYLQETMTSEVRRRIGFGDPVDFYTLDVLKEAGVTDFIAFAHPFEDAGTIGDMDCFFAHFATADKDGFLDDDIATLRRLVPALALAIKCTALDRIARTIAEVYLGEDAAQHVLGGKITRGKTERISAALWFSDLANYTRISDTAEPDEIIPMLNDYADAVISSIHEAGGNVLKLIGDGTLAIFKARDERDACAAALKAESLLRERLRNLNAQRQVEGRPVTEIYLGLHIGEVFYGNIGSQDRLDFTVIGPAVNEVSRIASMCHSVDRDVLMSSNFVAAAEVSQRNDLVSVGRYALRGVKRAQELFTLMHAA from the coding sequence ATGCATGAGAAAGACATCGCAGATATTACCGCATGGCTGATGCAGCGAGGTCTGAAGGGCGCGACTGAAATCGATCTTTTGAGCGGCTTCTGCGAGGCCTGTCGCCGAAGCGGGCTGCAACTTAGTCGCGGCATGGCGCTGATGGACACGTTGCATCCGGTCTACGAAGGTCGCGTGTTTCGCTGGGACAGCACCGAGGTCATCGAGCCTGTGTTCGAATATGGCTCCACCAACCAGGGTATCGCTGCGGAAAACTGGCTGAAATCGGCGTTTTACTATCTGCAGGAAACCATGACATCGGAAGTTCGCCGCCGAATAGGCTTTGGCGATCCTGTCGATTTTTACACGCTGGATGTCTTGAAGGAGGCGGGCGTTACGGACTTCATCGCCTTTGCCCACCCATTCGAGGATGCCGGTACAATCGGCGACATGGACTGTTTCTTTGCGCATTTCGCCACTGCCGACAAGGATGGTTTCCTGGACGACGACATCGCCACGCTGCGCCGGCTGGTGCCTGCGCTCGCGCTGGCGATCAAGTGCACCGCGCTCGACCGGATTGCCCGTACGATCGCCGAGGTCTATCTCGGCGAAGACGCGGCGCAGCATGTGCTCGGTGGCAAGATCACGCGCGGCAAGACGGAGCGCATCTCGGCGGCCCTTTGGTTTTCAGATCTCGCCAACTATACGCGCATCTCGGATACGGCGGAGCCCGACGAGATCATCCCGATGCTCAACGACTACGCCGACGCCGTCATTTCGTCGATCCACGAGGCAGGCGGCAACGTGCTGAAGCTGATCGGCGACGGCACGCTGGCGATCTTCAAGGCGCGTGACGAACGCGATGCCTGTGCGGCGGCCCTCAAGGCAGAATCGCTGCTGCGGGAGCGTTTGCGCAATCTCAATGCCCAGCGGCAGGTCGAGGGCAGGCCGGTGACGGAGATCTATCTCGGCCTGCATATCGGCGAGGTGTTCTACGGAAATATCGGCAGCCAAGACCGGCTTGATTTCACCGTCATCGGGCCGGCGGTGAACGAGGTCAGCCGCATCGCCTCGATGTGCCATTCCGTCGACCGCGATGTGCTCATGTCGTCGAACTTCGTTGCAGCGGCAGAGGTCTCGCAGCGCAACGATCTCGTCTCCGTCGGCCGCTACGCGTTGCGGGGCGTCAAGCGGGCGCAGGAACTGTTCACGCTGATGCACGCGGCCTGA
- a CDS encoding LLM class flavin-dependent oxidoreductase yields the protein MSGQKQMKLGAFMRPVSLHTGAWRYPGAYPDANFNFRHIKSFARKLEAAKFDAFFMADHLAVLNMPIEALKRSHTVTSFEPFTLLSALAAVTEKIGLVATASTTFEQPYHIARRFASLDHISDGRAGWNIVTTSNPDAALNFGLEDHVEHDERYRRAREFYDVVTGLWDSFADDAFIRDTETGIFFDPDKMHVLDHKGESLSVRGPLNIARTPQGWPVIVQAGQSEPGKQLAAETAEVVFAAPRDLKTAKSLYADIKGRMPRVGRNPDHLKILPAAFVVVGDSVEEARAKRARLDSLVHYDSAIASLSISLGHDASKFDPDAPLPQIPETNASKSGREQAIRMAQQENLTVRQLAQRLGGYGGLAFVGTPETIADEMETWLSEEGSDGFNVVFPFLPQGLDDVADRLVPELQRRGLFRKEYEGTTLRDHLGLPRPENRFFPAVSEAAE from the coding sequence ATGTCCGGCCAAAAGCAAATGAAGCTCGGCGCTTTCATGCGTCCTGTCAGCCTGCACACCGGCGCCTGGCGCTACCCCGGAGCCTATCCGGATGCCAATTTCAACTTCAGGCACATCAAGAGTTTTGCCCGGAAACTCGAAGCTGCCAAGTTCGACGCTTTCTTCATGGCCGATCATCTGGCCGTCCTCAACATGCCCATCGAGGCCCTGAAGCGCAGCCATACGGTGACCTCCTTCGAGCCGTTCACGCTGCTCTCGGCGCTGGCTGCGGTCACCGAGAAGATCGGCCTGGTCGCCACCGCCTCCACCACCTTCGAGCAGCCCTATCATATCGCCCGGCGCTTCGCCTCGCTCGACCACATCAGCGACGGACGCGCCGGCTGGAACATCGTCACCACGTCCAACCCCGATGCCGCCCTCAACTTCGGCCTCGAAGATCATGTCGAGCACGACGAGCGCTATCGCCGGGCGCGCGAATTCTATGACGTCGTCACCGGCCTCTGGGACAGCTTTGCCGACGACGCCTTCATCCGCGACACCGAAACCGGCATCTTTTTCGACCCGGACAAGATGCACGTGCTCGACCACAAGGGCGAAAGCCTGTCGGTGCGCGGCCCGCTCAACATTGCCCGTACACCGCAGGGCTGGCCGGTCATCGTCCAGGCCGGCCAGTCCGAGCCCGGCAAGCAGCTGGCAGCCGAGACCGCCGAGGTGGTGTTTGCAGCGCCCCGCGATCTCAAGACCGCAAAGTCGCTCTATGCCGATATCAAGGGCCGCATGCCTCGCGTCGGTCGCAACCCGGACCACCTTAAAATCCTGCCGGCGGCATTTGTCGTCGTCGGCGACAGCGTCGAGGAGGCGCGCGCCAAGCGGGCCCGCCTCGACAGCCTGGTGCATTACGACAGCGCCATCGCCTCGCTGTCGATCTCGCTCGGCCACGACGCCTCGAAGTTCGACCCCGACGCCCCTCTGCCGCAAATACCCGAAACCAACGCCAGCAAGAGCGGCCGCGAACAAGCGATCCGTATGGCCCAGCAGGAAAACCTGACCGTCCGCCAGCTTGCCCAGCGGCTGGGCGGCTACGGCGGACTGGCCTTCGTCGGCACGCCCGAGACCATTGCCGACGAAATGGAAACATGGCTGTCGGAAGAGGGCTCGGACGGCTTCAACGTGGTCTTCCCCTTCCTGCCGCAGGGCCTCGACGATGTCGCCGACCGCCTGGTGCCGGAGTTGCAGCGGCGCGGCCTTTTCCGCAAGGAATACGAAGGCACCACGCTGCGCGACCATCTCGGCCTGCCACGCCCGGAAAATCGTTTCTTTCCGGCTGTTTCGGAAGCCGCGGAGTGA
- a CDS encoding carboxymuconolactone decarboxylase family protein, producing MSHLSHFDYATASDEARAEHDREVLLRGRMTNMKRTLLHSPVAHRIYAEWFTLREELRPDLDDRAVWLFCQAIAIECRSIIPVGFFRRALINAGLKPETIEPSPDEATLIAFGKAMVADSNAIPDEIWARLKARYDEPTLVNLVAFGGIMIATAIFNNTVKIDIDPELGPFLEGFVMPPR from the coding sequence ATGAGCCATCTGTCACACTTCGACTACGCCACAGCATCCGATGAGGCCCGTGCCGAGCATGACCGCGAGGTACTCCTTCGCGGCCGGATGACCAACATGAAGCGGACGCTGCTGCATTCGCCTGTGGCCCACCGCATCTATGCTGAATGGTTTACCCTCCGCGAAGAGCTGCGCCCCGATCTCGACGACCGCGCCGTATGGCTCTTCTGCCAGGCAATCGCCATCGAGTGCCGCTCCATCATCCCCGTCGGCTTTTTCCGTCGCGCGCTGATCAATGCCGGCCTGAAACCCGAGACGATAGAGCCAAGCCCAGACGAGGCCACGCTGATCGCCTTCGGCAAGGCAATGGTCGCGGATTCGAACGCCATTCCTGACGAGATCTGGGCGCGCCTCAAAGCCCGCTACGATGAGCCGACGCTGGTCAACCTCGTGGCCTTCGGGGGCATCATGATCGCTACGGCGATCTTCAACAACACGGTCAAGATCGACATCGATCCCGAACTTGGCCCCTTTCTTGAAGGTTTCGTGATGCCGCCCCGCTAA
- a CDS encoding OsmC family protein, producing the protein MVELKGKERQTGARAVLGRTGFPQVTSVTGGEINVVTAPSQVGFNPLDLLYASLSACLVLSARMAAGQMGVLDKLSEVTAEVTGQKAASGVSRVETFHIVFTIKGDFDDKTRNAIAHAAEGEICTVSNTIRGNPEFSTVVVG; encoded by the coding sequence ATGGTTGAGTTGAAGGGCAAGGAACGGCAGACGGGCGCTAGGGCCGTGCTCGGCCGCACCGGCTTTCCGCAGGTGACGTCGGTTACCGGCGGCGAGATCAACGTGGTGACGGCGCCGTCGCAGGTCGGCTTCAACCCGCTCGACCTGCTCTACGCATCGCTGTCCGCCTGCCTCGTGCTCAGCGCCCGCATGGCCGCAGGACAGATGGGCGTGCTGGACAAGCTGTCCGAAGTGACGGCCGAGGTAACCGGACAGAAGGCAGCCTCGGGCGTGTCGCGCGTCGAGACGTTCCACATCGTCTTCACCATTAAGGGCGACTTCGACGACAAAACCCGTAACGCCATCGCTCACGCCGCCGAAGGCGAGATCTGCACCGTCAGCAACACCATCCGCGGCAACCCCGAATTTTCAACGGTGGTGGTTGGCTAG
- a CDS encoding glycerate kinase type-2 family protein produces the protein MTVTDPRAFLTALFDVAVAAADPLAGIRRHLPRQPKGRTIVIGAGKGSAQMAAALESCWDGPLEGLVVTRYGFAVACERIEIVEASHPVPDRSGLDAATRLLRLVQGLSADDLVIALISGGGSALLPSPAVGLTLDDEIAVNRALLASGAPISVMNTIRKHISTIKGGRLAVAAYPAKVVTLVVSDIPGDDPALVASGPTIAGTGDRSDALDFIRQYSLALPANVLAHIGSPQADAPATDDPRFARNEVHVIASAGVSLEAAANASRAFGIEAAILSDSIEGEAREAARVHAAIAREIAARNRPFAKPVVLLSGGETTVTVAGDGKGGRNSEFLLSLAIDIDSFEGIDAIAADTDGIDGSEDNAGAFADGSSAVRMRAAGIVPADRLRNNDAWSAFHAIGDIFAPGPTGTNVNDFRAILIR, from the coding sequence ATGACCGTCACCGATCCCCGCGCCTTTCTCACAGCCCTGTTCGATGTGGCCGTCGCTGCGGCCGATCCACTGGCAGGCATCCGCCGCCATCTTCCACGGCAACCGAAAGGCCGAACCATCGTCATCGGCGCAGGCAAGGGCTCGGCGCAGATGGCCGCAGCGCTGGAAAGCTGCTGGGACGGACCGCTGGAAGGGCTCGTCGTCACACGCTACGGCTTTGCCGTTGCCTGCGAGCGCATCGAAATCGTCGAAGCGTCGCACCCCGTCCCCGATAGATCTGGGCTCGATGCCGCGACGCGGCTGCTGCGTCTGGTGCAGGGGTTGAGTGCCGACGATCTGGTGATTGCGCTGATATCGGGAGGCGGCTCGGCGCTGCTGCCTTCGCCGGCCGTAGGGCTGACGCTTGACGACGAGATTGCCGTCAACCGCGCCCTCCTCGCATCCGGCGCGCCGATCTCCGTCATGAACACCATCCGCAAGCATATCTCGACCATCAAGGGCGGCCGGCTTGCCGTCGCCGCCTATCCCGCCAAGGTCGTCACCCTTGTCGTCTCCGATATCCCGGGCGACGACCCGGCGCTCGTGGCCTCCGGCCCGACGATTGCCGGTACCGGCGATCGCTCCGACGCACTGGACTTCATCCGGCAATATTCTCTCGCCCTTCCCGCCAATGTCCTCGCGCACATCGGAAGCCCGCAAGCCGATGCACCGGCCACCGACGACCCGCGTTTTGCGCGCAACGAAGTCCACGTGATCGCCTCGGCAGGCGTTTCGCTGGAAGCAGCCGCGAACGCATCCCGCGCCTTCGGCATCGAAGCAGCCATCCTGTCCGATTCGATAGAAGGCGAGGCCCGCGAGGCGGCCCGTGTGCATGCTGCCATTGCCCGCGAAATAGCGGCGCGCAATCGCCCGTTCGCAAAACCCGTCGTGCTTCTGTCAGGGGGCGAGACCACGGTGACGGTGGCCGGCGACGGCAAGGGTGGCCGGAACTCGGAATTCCTGCTGTCTCTCGCCATCGATATCGACAGTTTTGAGGGCATCGACGCCATCGCCGCCGATACGGATGGTATCGATGGGAGCGAGGACAATGCGGGAGCCTTTGCGGACGGCAGCAGCGCTGTCCGCATGCGCGCGGCTGGCATCGTGCCCGCCGATCGCCTACGCAACAACGACGCCTGGTCGGCTTTTCACGCCATCGGCGATATCTTCGCCCCGGGTCCGACCGGCACCAACGTAAACGATTTCCGCGCCATCCTGATCCGCTAG
- the ggt gene encoding gamma-glutamyltransferase yields the protein MHLTAKRLTLTALILTLDLIAVMPASAASPQPVKADHGMVVTAQHLATDVGVAVLKSGGNAIDAAVAVGYALAVVYPTAGNIGGGGFMTIRLKDGRTTFLDFRERAPLAATKTMYLDDKGNVVKGASTEGYLAVGVPGSVMGLETAREKYGTKSREELMGPAIRYAQEGFTLDQGDVVELGGGQKRLSRDPAAAAIYVKQDGKSFAVGDQLRQPDLAATLSQIAENGPDGFYKGRTADAIVKASQDKGGVLAKADFDQYKVRELAPVTCNYRGYEIVSSPPPSSGGVIICEILNVLEGYPLSYLGYGSAETVHLMVEAMRHAYVDRNAPLGDPDFVDNPVAKLLDKGYAKQIRDSIDPYRAGVSKDLMPKGFGESHETTHYSIIDNDGNAVAVTYTLNGSFGAGVVAPGTGVLLNNEMDDFTSKPGVPNLYGLVQGEANAIQPKKTPLSSMSPTIIAKDGKPFMVIGSPGGARIITITLETIVNVIDFGMDIRQAIDAPRIHHQWLPDKVFTEPYALSPDTMRLLAAMGYNVAVDKDWPIWGQAAGILVGGKSVAEIAAGGGARYNGAMDSRAGSGTASGY from the coding sequence ATGCACCTGACTGCCAAGCGCTTGACCCTGACCGCCCTGATCCTGACGCTCGACCTGATAGCAGTGATGCCGGCCTCTGCAGCTTCCCCGCAACCGGTGAAGGCAGATCACGGCATGGTGGTCACGGCCCAGCACCTGGCAACAGATGTCGGGGTCGCAGTCCTGAAAAGCGGTGGCAACGCTATCGATGCCGCTGTCGCGGTTGGCTATGCCCTCGCGGTTGTCTATCCGACAGCTGGCAACATCGGCGGAGGCGGCTTCATGACCATCCGCCTGAAGGACGGCAGGACAACCTTTCTCGACTTCCGCGAGCGGGCGCCGCTTGCCGCCACCAAGACGATGTATCTCGATGACAAGGGCAACGTCGTCAAAGGCGCCAGCACCGAGGGCTACCTTGCCGTCGGCGTGCCGGGATCGGTGATGGGCCTCGAGACGGCGCGCGAAAAATACGGCACGAAATCGCGCGAGGAGCTGATGGGGCCGGCAATCCGCTATGCCCAGGAAGGCTTCACGCTCGACCAAGGCGATGTCGTCGAACTCGGCGGCGGCCAGAAGCGCCTGTCGCGCGACCCGGCTGCGGCTGCCATCTATGTCAAGCAAGATGGCAAGTCGTTTGCGGTCGGCGACCAGTTGCGCCAGCCGGACCTCGCCGCCACCTTGTCGCAGATTGCCGAGAACGGTCCTGACGGATTCTACAAGGGCCGGACGGCAGATGCGATCGTCAAGGCGAGCCAGGACAAGGGCGGCGTCCTCGCCAAGGCAGACTTCGACCAGTACAAGGTCCGCGAACTCGCACCGGTCACCTGCAATTACCGGGGTTACGAGATCGTCTCTTCGCCCCCGCCCTCCTCCGGCGGCGTCATCATCTGCGAAATCCTCAACGTGCTCGAAGGCTATCCGCTGTCCTATCTCGGTTACGGCTCGGCAGAAACAGTACATCTGATGGTCGAGGCCATGCGCCACGCCTATGTCGACCGCAACGCGCCCCTTGGCGACCCCGACTTCGTCGACAACCCGGTCGCAAAGCTGCTCGACAAGGGCTACGCCAAGCAGATCCGCGACAGCATCGATCCCTACCGCGCCGGCGTCTCCAAGGACCTGATGCCGAAGGGTTTTGGCGAGAGCCACGAGACCACCCATTATTCGATTATAGACAATGACGGCAACGCCGTGGCCGTCACCTATACCCTGAACGGCTCGTTTGGCGCCGGCGTCGTCGCACCCGGTACCGGCGTGCTGCTCAACAACGAGATGGACGATTTCACCTCCAAGCCCGGCGTGCCCAATCTCTATGGCCTAGTGCAGGGCGAGGCCAACGCCATCCAGCCGAAGAAGACGCCGCTGTCGTCGATGAGCCCGACCATCATCGCCAAGGACGGCAAGCCCTTCATGGTCATCGGCAGCCCTGGCGGTGCCCGCATTATCACCATCACGCTCGAGACGATCGTCAACGTCATCGATTTCGGCATGGATATCCGCCAGGCCATCGATGCACCGCGCATCCATCACCAGTGGCTGCCGGACAAGGTCTTCACCGAGCCCTACGCGCTGTCACCCGACACGATGCGGCTGCTTGCCGCCATGGGCTACAACGTCGCGGTCGACAAGGACTGGCCGATCTGGGGCCAGGCAGCCGGCATCTTGGTCGGCGGCAAGAGCGTTGCCGAGATCGCGGCCGGCGGTGGTGCGCGCTACAACGGCGCGATGGACAGCAGGGCCGGTTCCGGCACGGCGAGCGGCTACTAG